One window from the genome of Candidatus Binatia bacterium encodes:
- the recF gene encoding DNA replication/repair protein RecF: protein MLLKRITLTDFRNYSALDLEPTAGLNVFVGANAQGKSNLLEGVAMLGTGKSFRTQREGDTIRQGCERAHLHGRAALRAGDVELACTIERSSRGTHKSYTVNGAGVRYASYLGRMRIVTFVPADLQLASGTPSARRAFLNSALSQADSRYYYELARYRNAVQQKNAMLRGAVEPDAELLATYDGTLVEAGTQIMLARRRLIDELAASARRAHARFAGTERLEIEYQPNVVFETASDEGIREAFEARLRHCAEAERARKTSIAGPHRDDVGLTLDGISLASYGSQGQQRTAVLALKVAEYAVMRDRSNEAPLLLLDDVLSELDEERAAAFLEEIGEYEQAFITTTHLPVGLPGGARLARVSNAEVHATVAC from the coding sequence GTGCTGCTCAAGCGGATAACGCTCACGGATTTTCGCAATTACTCGGCGCTCGATCTCGAACCAACTGCCGGACTGAACGTCTTCGTCGGAGCGAACGCGCAGGGGAAGAGCAATCTTCTCGAGGGCGTCGCAATGCTCGGCACCGGAAAATCGTTTCGCACGCAGCGAGAGGGCGACACGATCCGTCAAGGCTGCGAGCGCGCGCACCTGCACGGGCGCGCGGCGCTGCGGGCGGGCGACGTCGAGCTGGCCTGCACGATCGAGCGATCGAGCCGTGGAACGCATAAGAGTTATACGGTCAACGGCGCCGGCGTACGCTACGCGAGTTACCTCGGACGTATGCGGATCGTCACGTTCGTGCCGGCGGATCTGCAGCTCGCGAGCGGTACGCCGAGCGCGCGGCGAGCCTTCTTGAACAGCGCGCTTTCGCAGGCCGACTCGCGCTATTACTACGAATTAGCGCGCTATCGCAACGCCGTTCAGCAAAAGAACGCGATGCTGCGCGGCGCGGTCGAGCCCGACGCCGAGTTGTTGGCGACGTACGACGGCACGCTCGTCGAAGCCGGCACGCAGATCATGCTCGCGCGCAGGCGGCTGATCGACGAGCTCGCGGCGAGCGCCCGGCGCGCCCACGCGCGATTTGCCGGAACCGAGCGGCTCGAGATCGAGTATCAGCCCAACGTGGTCTTCGAGACGGCTAGCGACGAGGGAATCCGCGAGGCATTCGAGGCGCGGTTGCGCCACTGCGCCGAAGCGGAGCGGGCCCGCAAGACCTCGATCGCCGGGCCGCACCGGGACGACGTCGGACTGACCCTCGACGGCATCTCGCTCGCGTCCTACGGTTCGCAGGGGCAGCAACGCACGGCGGTACTCGCGCTCAAGGTAGCCGAATATGCCGTGATGCGTGATCGCTCGAACGAGGCGCCGCTCTTGCTGCTCGACGACGTGCTCTCCGAGCTCGACGAAGAGCGCGCGGCCGCGTTCTTGGAGGAGATTGGAGAGTACGAACAGGCCTTCATCACGACGACGCACCTCCCGGTGGGGCTTCCCGGCGGAGCGCGCCTCGCGCGCGTCAGCAACGCCGAAGTGCACGCGACGGTAGCATGCTGA
- the dnaN gene encoding DNA polymerase III subunit beta encodes MKFVCTTKDIAAAVGAASKVVNTHTTIPVLSNVLLQADGGKISVRATDLELTLEHSIPAEVAEGGAVTIPAKLFASYLGNLAPGTLELTGTPTRASVKYQRSNYDFHALPAEEYPPLPSATRGAQFEISAKRFREGIDATIFAASGEEARGAVLMGTLLEVEGNALTMVATDGYRLAKFSTTLESGGSDKEKFIVPSRALAEVARNLGAGEKIAVSALGAQSNQLQMASGDVTITVRLVDGQYPNYQQVIPAKFDRSVTVGTAALVASLRRAELVAGDRASMVKLAIANQTLIVTASSDVSGTAYEELEIEQTGEDLTIAFNARYLVEILNHVKSEKTVIEFLGPLSPAAIRPLEALESGAQLYVLMPLRQ; translated from the coding sequence ATGAAATTCGTCTGTACCACGAAAGATATCGCGGCCGCCGTCGGCGCCGCCAGCAAGGTGGTCAACACGCACACGACCATACCGGTCCTCTCGAACGTCTTGCTGCAGGCGGACGGCGGAAAGATATCGGTCCGGGCGACGGATCTCGAGCTGACCCTCGAGCATTCGATTCCGGCGGAGGTCGCCGAGGGCGGCGCGGTGACGATCCCGGCGAAGCTCTTTGCCAGTTATCTCGGCAACCTCGCGCCCGGGACGCTCGAGCTGACGGGGACGCCGACCCGAGCCAGCGTCAAGTACCAGCGCAGCAACTACGATTTCCATGCCCTGCCGGCCGAAGAGTATCCGCCGCTGCCGTCGGCGACGCGCGGCGCTCAGTTCGAGATCTCCGCCAAGCGCTTCCGCGAGGGGATAGACGCGACGATCTTTGCAGCCTCCGGCGAGGAGGCGCGCGGCGCCGTCCTCATGGGCACGCTGCTCGAGGTCGAGGGGAACGCGCTGACGATGGTCGCCACCGACGGCTACCGGCTGGCGAAGTTCTCGACGACGCTCGAGAGCGGTGGTTCCGATAAGGAGAAGTTCATCGTGCCCTCGCGCGCCCTCGCCGAGGTCGCGCGAAACCTCGGAGCCGGCGAGAAGATCGCCGTCAGCGCGCTCGGCGCGCAGAGCAATCAACTCCAGATGGCCAGCGGCGACGTCACGATCACGGTGCGCCTCGTGGACGGGCAGTACCCGAACTACCAGCAGGTCATCCCCGCGAAGTTCGACCGCTCGGTGACCGTCGGAACGGCCGCACTCGTCGCCAGCCTGCGCCGCGCCGAGCTCGTCGCCGGCGATCGTGCCAGCATGGTTAAACTCGCGATTGCGAATCAGACGCTGATCGTGACGGCAAGTTCAGACGTCTCCGGCACCGCCTACGAAGAGCTCGAGATCGAGCAAACCGGCGAAGATCTGACGATCGCCTTCAACGCGCGCTATCTCGTGGAGATTCTCAACCACGTCAAGAGCGAGAAGACCGTCATCGAGTTCTTGGGTCCGTTGTCGCCCGCGGCGATCCGACCGCTCGAGGCGCTCGAGAGCGGCGCGCAGCTCTACGTGCTCATGCCGCTGCGGCAATGA
- the gyrB gene encoding DNA topoisomerase (ATP-hydrolyzing) subunit B, producing the protein MSTNYTGEQIEVLRGLEAVRKRPGMYIGNTAERGLHQLVYEAVDNAVDEALAGYAHNVRVVLYKDGACSVEDDGRGIPIDIHAEEKLPAVEVVMTILHAGAKFGKGGYKVSGGLHGVGISVVNALSESMVTRVERDGFIWEMRFERGITVQKLKKVGKTEGTGTLQWFKPDREVFEVTEFHWDILQKRLRELAFLNRGLSITLRDERAEPVRERTYLFDGGIVSFVEWLNEKKDPLHPIISTHAERDGVDVEVAMQYTGAYADQIFSYANNIGTIEGGMHLQGFRQAVTNAVNSYARKRGMLKETDSSLSTDDVVEGLTAVVSVKLQDPQFEGQTKTKLGNARVRSIVAGLVSERLDFFLEENPKYARAIVEKCMQAQRARDAAKKARDLSRRKNALEGSGLPGKLVDCKNGNPAESELFLVEGDSAGGTAKGGRDPNSQAILPLRGKILNVEKARLDKVLANEEIRTMITALGTGFGDEFNVEKLRYHKIIIMTDADVDGSHIRTLLLTFFYRQMKPLVEEGHVFIAQPPLYGIRKGKKQYWAFTEAELKAIVGDDGKDFAIQQYKGLGEMDAEQLAVTTMEVGHRRLKQITVEDAVEAEQIFTDLMGDKVEPRKQYIFDYARSVKNLDL; encoded by the coding sequence GTGTCGACAAACTATACCGGCGAGCAGATCGAGGTACTGCGCGGGCTCGAAGCCGTGCGCAAGCGCCCCGGCATGTACATCGGCAACACCGCCGAGCGCGGCTTGCATCAGCTCGTCTACGAGGCCGTGGACAACGCCGTGGACGAAGCGCTGGCCGGGTACGCGCACAACGTGCGGGTCGTCCTCTACAAAGACGGCGCGTGTTCCGTCGAGGATGACGGGCGCGGCATTCCAATCGACATCCACGCAGAAGAGAAGCTGCCGGCGGTCGAGGTCGTGATGACGATCCTGCACGCCGGCGCGAAGTTCGGCAAAGGCGGCTACAAGGTCTCGGGCGGCCTGCACGGGGTCGGCATCTCCGTCGTCAACGCGCTCTCCGAGTCGATGGTGACGCGCGTCGAGCGCGACGGGTTCATCTGGGAGATGCGCTTCGAGCGCGGCATCACCGTGCAGAAGCTGAAGAAGGTCGGCAAGACCGAGGGCACCGGAACGCTCCAGTGGTTCAAGCCCGATCGCGAGGTGTTCGAGGTTACCGAGTTCCACTGGGACATCTTACAGAAGCGACTGCGCGAGCTGGCGTTTCTCAACCGGGGTCTCTCGATCACCCTTCGCGACGAGCGCGCCGAGCCCGTGCGGGAGCGTACCTATCTGTTCGACGGCGGCATCGTCTCGTTCGTCGAGTGGCTGAACGAAAAGAAGGATCCGCTGCATCCGATCATCTCGACGCACGCCGAACGCGACGGCGTCGACGTCGAGGTGGCGATGCAGTATACCGGCGCGTACGCCGATCAGATATTCTCGTACGCAAACAACATTGGGACGATCGAGGGCGGGATGCATCTTCAGGGCTTCCGCCAGGCCGTCACCAACGCGGTCAACTCCTATGCGCGCAAGCGCGGCATGCTCAAGGAGACCGACAGTTCGCTCTCGACCGACGACGTCGTCGAAGGGCTGACGGCGGTCGTCTCGGTGAAACTGCAAGATCCCCAGTTCGAAGGGCAGACCAAGACGAAGCTCGGCAACGCGAGGGTGCGCAGCATCGTCGCGGGGCTCGTCTCGGAGCGCCTCGACTTCTTCCTCGAGGAGAATCCGAAGTACGCGCGCGCGATCGTCGAGAAGTGCATGCAGGCCCAGCGCGCCCGCGACGCCGCGAAGAAAGCGCGCGACCTCTCGCGGCGCAAGAACGCGCTCGAGGGATCGGGTCTGCCGGGCAAGCTCGTCGACTGCAAGAACGGCAACCCCGCCGAGAGCGAGCTCTTCCTCGTCGAGGGCGATTCAGCCGGCGGCACCGCAAAGGGCGGCCGGGATCCGAACTCGCAAGCGATCCTGCCGCTGCGCGGCAAGATCCTCAACGTCGAAAAGGCCCGCCTCGATAAGGTGCTCGCGAACGAAGAGATTCGCACGATGATCACGGCGCTGGGCACGGGCTTCGGCGACGAGTTCAACGTCGAGAAGCTGCGCTACCACAAGATCATCATCATGACCGACGCCGACGTCGACGGTTCGCACATCCGCACGCTCTTGCTGACGTTCTTCTACCGGCAGATGAAGCCGCTCGTGGAAGAGGGCCACGTCTTCATCGCGCAGCCGCCGCTCTACGGGATTCGCAAAGGCAAGAAGCAGTATTGGGCGTTCACCGAAGCGGAGCTCAAAGCGATCGTCGGGGACGACGGTAAAGACTTCGCGATCCAGCAGTACAAGGGTCTCGGCGAGATGGACGCCGAGCAGCTCGCCGTCACGACGATGGAAGTCGGACATCGGCGGCTCAAGCAGATCACCGTCGAGGATGCGGTCGAAGCCGAGCAGATTTTCACCGATCTTATGGGCGATAAAGTCGAGCCGCGGAAGCAGTACATCTTCGACTACGCCAGGAGCGTCAAAAACCTCGATCTATAA
- the dnaA gene encoding chromosomal replication initiator protein DnaA, whose translation MALAINSETSNELWQSALDTLERTFSKPVFEMWIKPIRFISFHGNELHLAVHSKFAQDWVGSKLRAQMIGVLSELFCTDVELRLSVSDPAEGSRAGAGVAPPRPLEEFRSANLNARYTFEEFVVGNSNRFAHAAAQAVAGAPAHAYNPLFLYGGVGLGKTHLMHAIGHRVFQDNLAANVVYVTCEKFTNEFIIALQNNRTPEFRNRYRQVDVLLIDDIQFLAGKETTQEEFFHTFNALHESGRQLIISSDRPPKEIQTLEARLRSRFEWGLLTDIQAPDLETREAILRKKAGSENIPVPDEVTSFIAKVIPSNIRELEGALIRVIAYASLTKSPITTDLAADVLKSAVAQAPLHRITIGKIKETVSGAHGLTVKEMDNGRRDQRLAAPRQIAMYIATELTNYSLPQIAREFGKKDHTTVMYARDKIKEQMQRDEAYRNKIRQLIAMCQNP comes from the coding sequence ATGGCGCTTGCGATCAACTCGGAGACGTCCAACGAACTCTGGCAATCCGCGCTCGACACTCTGGAACGAACGTTTTCAAAGCCTGTCTTTGAAATGTGGATCAAACCGATCCGGTTTATCTCGTTTCACGGTAACGAGCTGCACCTTGCGGTGCACAGCAAGTTTGCCCAAGACTGGGTAGGGAGCAAGCTACGCGCCCAGATGATCGGCGTGCTGAGCGAGCTCTTCTGCACCGATGTCGAGTTGCGTCTCTCCGTCTCCGACCCCGCCGAGGGTTCGCGCGCCGGCGCGGGCGTTGCGCCGCCGCGACCGCTTGAGGAATTCCGTAGCGCAAACCTTAATGCTCGTTATACTTTCGAAGAGTTCGTCGTCGGTAATTCCAACCGGTTCGCTCACGCCGCCGCCCAAGCGGTCGCCGGCGCCCCGGCGCACGCCTACAATCCGCTCTTCCTGTACGGCGGCGTCGGTCTCGGCAAGACGCATCTCATGCACGCGATCGGCCATCGCGTCTTTCAAGACAACCTCGCGGCAAACGTCGTCTACGTGACGTGCGAAAAGTTCACGAACGAGTTCATCATCGCACTGCAGAACAACCGCACGCCGGAGTTCCGCAATCGCTACCGTCAAGTCGACGTGCTCCTCATCGACGACATCCAGTTCCTCGCCGGGAAAGAGACGACGCAAGAAGAGTTCTTCCACACGTTTAACGCGCTCCACGAATCCGGCCGCCAGCTGATCATCTCGTCCGACCGGCCGCCGAAGGAGATTCAGACGCTCGAAGCGCGCCTGCGTTCGCGATTCGAATGGGGCCTGCTCACCGACATTCAAGCGCCCGATCTCGAGACGCGCGAAGCGATCCTTCGCAAGAAGGCCGGCAGCGAGAACATCCCGGTGCCCGACGAGGTTACGTCCTTTATTGCAAAGGTGATTCCGTCGAATATCCGCGAGCTCGAGGGCGCGCTCATCCGCGTGATCGCCTACGCATCGCTCACGAAATCGCCGATCACGACCGACCTCGCGGCCGACGTCCTCAAGAGTGCGGTCGCACAGGCTCCGCTGCACCGGATCACGATCGGAAAGATTAAGGAGACCGTCTCGGGCGCGCACGGCTTGACCGTCAAGGAGATGGATAACGGACGCCGCGATCAACGGCTCGCCGCCCCGCGGCAGATCGCGATGTACATCGCGACCGAGCTGACGAACTACTCGCTCCCGCAGATCGCCCGCGAGTTCGGCAAGAAGGATCATACGACCGTGATGTACGCGCGCGACAAGATCAAGGAACAGATGCAGCGCGACGAGGCGTATCGTAACAAGATTCGCCAGCTCATCGCGATGTGCCAGAACCCCTGA
- a CDS encoding DUF721 domain-containing protein, giving the protein MLRLSAALSGWKPADRGAARAPLALLEAAWPEIVGAGVAAHSQPAGINGKTLLVTTQSSAWSNQLAFLSDHVVRAVAARLPGIGIEQLRFRVGRIARRTAAPPAPARARRQPVEPRPPSSSAAEALERFRRSVDARHRSRRAAGWSECAGCGAPVREPGARCAACLGAAAKERAQTTARLLFEAPWLGYPGTSALVSGLQEAEYEEIRTELLRRWWRMLAQARAAKRLSRDGRERAVAGSYVLLQSKIPPEEIMPATVRSILGDELHDLLYGES; this is encoded by the coding sequence ATGCTGAGACTCTCCGCCGCGCTTTCGGGATGGAAGCCGGCCGATCGCGGCGCCGCTCGAGCCCCGCTCGCACTGCTCGAAGCGGCGTGGCCGGAGATCGTCGGCGCCGGCGTCGCCGCGCATTCGCAACCGGCGGGGATCAACGGGAAGACGCTGCTCGTCACGACGCAATCGAGCGCGTGGAGCAACCAGTTGGCGTTTCTCTCCGACCACGTCGTGCGGGCCGTCGCCGCGCGGCTGCCGGGCATCGGCATCGAGCAGCTGCGATTTCGCGTCGGCCGCATCGCTCGCCGAACGGCCGCGCCGCCCGCGCCCGCCCGCGCGAGGCGTCAGCCGGTCGAGCCCCGCCCGCCGTCGAGTTCGGCGGCCGAGGCGCTCGAGCGATTCCGTCGCAGCGTCGACGCTCGACACCGCTCCCGTCGCGCCGCCGGTTGGAGCGAGTGCGCGGGTTGCGGCGCTCCCGTTCGGGAGCCGGGCGCGCGCTGTGCCGCTTGCCTCGGGGCCGCAGCCAAGGAGCGCGCCCAAACGACCGCGCGGTTGCTCTTCGAAGCCCCCTGGCTCGGCTACCCCGGAACGTCCGCGCTCGTTAGCGGGTTACAAGAGGCGGAGTACGAGGAGATCCGCACCGAGCTCTTACGGCGGTGGTGGCGGATGCTTGCCCAAGCCAGGGCCGCCAAGCGGCTCTCGCGCGACGGACGCGAACGTGCCGTCGCGGGCTCGTACGTGCTCCTGCAGAGCAAGATTCCACCGGAGGAGATAATGCCCGCGACCGTCCGCAGCATCTTGGGCGACGAGCTGCACGACCTTTTGTACGGAGAGTCCTAG